A segment of the Frankiales bacterium genome:
GATGCTGTGGGGCACGTCCGTCGTCGCCCTCGTCGCCGCCTCGGTCGGGCTGCTGCCCCTGGCGCTCCTCGGCATCGCGCTGCTGGTCCTGACACTGGCCGGCTCGCTGCTCGCAGCCTCGGTCGAGCGTCACCGCGGGGCGGCGCTCCTCGGGACGCCGTCGTCCGGGCCCACGTCGCTCCCGCGCTCGTGGTCCGCCTGGCTGCGCCTGCTCGTCGACGGGCGCGCGTGGCGGTCGGTGGTCTACGGCGTCGTGCTGCTCCCGCTCGGGATCGTCAACGCCACCGTCGTCCTTACCGGCTGGTCGCTCGTGCTCGCCGGGCTCTCGTCCCAGGCCTGGGCGTGGCTGCTGCCGAGCCGCACCGTGGTGCTCGGCTCCTGGTCGCTGGAGGGGGAGGCGGCAGTGATCCTCACGACCGTGCTGGCCGCCGTTCTCTGCCTTGCCATGCCCGTCGTGGTGCGGGCGCTGACGGCGGTGGACCGCTGGCTGCTGCGCACCCTGGTCGCCTGATGGCTCGCGGCCGGATGCTTGCCCGCGAGGTGGCCCCGGGCCACGCTGGCCGGTCATGACGACTCCGCCGACCGACGATGTCGCCCCCGCCGCCGTGGGCGGCCGCCGGACCCAGTGGCACGAGCTGCCGGCCGCCGTCCGCGAGGGCGTCGAGGAGGCGCTGGGCTCCACGGTCGTGTCGGCCGTGAGCCAGCCCGGCGGGTTCTCCCCGGGAAGCGCCGACCGGGTCGTGCTCGCCGACGGGCGCCGTGCCTTCGTGAAGGCCGTGGGCCCGGAGGTCAACCCGGACTCGCCCGGGATCCACCGCCGCGAGCTGGCCGTGACCGCGGCGCTCCCCGAGGCCGCCTTCGCCCCGCGCCTGCTCGGCGGCTACGACGACGGGTCCTGGGTGGCTCTCGCGCTCGAGGACGTCGACGGGCGCTCACCGGCGATGCCGTGGCAGGAGGACGACCTCAGCCGGTGCCTGGAGGCGCTCGAGGGCATGGCCCGGCAGCTGACGCCCTCGCCGCTGGCCGACCTGCCGCGCCTCGCCGACGTGCTCGCCCCCGATGTCAGACGGTGGGAGACGCTGAGCGAGGCCGTCCCCGACGACCTCGACCCGTGGGCCGTCGCGCGGCTGCCCGAGCTGGCCGCGCTCGGGCGCTCGAGCCTGCAGGCCCTGGAGGGCACCACGCTCGTGCACGGCGACGTCCGCGCGGACAACCTGCTGCTCACCGACGACCGCGTCGTCCTCGTGGACTGGCCCTGGGCCTGCCTCGGGCCGGCGTGGCTCGACAGCCTCACCCTCGTGCTCAACGCCGCGGTCTTCGGCGGCCACGACCCCGAGCACCTGGTGGCGCGCACGC
Coding sequences within it:
- a CDS encoding phosphotransferase, which codes for MTTPPTDDVAPAAVGGRRTQWHELPAAVREGVEEALGSTVVSAVSQPGGFSPGSADRVVLADGRRAFVKAVGPEVNPDSPGIHRRELAVTAALPEAAFAPRLLGGYDDGSWVALALEDVDGRSPAMPWQEDDLSRCLEALEGMARQLTPSPLADLPRLADVLAPDVRRWETLSEAVPDDLDPWAVARLPELAALGRSSLQALEGTTLVHGDVRADNLLLTDDRVVLVDWPWACLGPAWLDSLTLVLNAAVFGGHDPEHLVARTPVLAAAERDSLTATLAGLAGYFSWQGRQPARPEMPTIRRFQLTQAQACLRWVRTRLDGPAG